A single window of Flavobacterium aestivum DNA harbors:
- a CDS encoding aminopeptidase P N-terminal domain-containing protein, whose amino-acid sequence MKFKLSIIFTLTLVYATIAQNGNPTDYLSAQFHKDRREALRKKMPKNSVAVFFGNAVRNRANDVDYVYHQDPNFYYLTGYNEPNCVLVLFSDNQTNKEGKTYNELIYVQEKNPNAEQWTGVRLGVDGAKKSLGFDNALNGKEFLNSGIDFYSFSNVFFTDFKDDYRDSQKEEASLYKLIASFKKQIGYNVKTEAKTNSSLKNEITVNKSITPQKANIDTKTITAYMASLREVKSKEEMVLLTKAVKISAIGQRETMKAMHPGMSETEIQGIHEFVYKKYGSEFEGYPSIVGAGNNGCVLHYIENSKMKVENDLVLMDLGAEYHGYTADVTRTIPANGKFSPEQKIIYDLVYEAQEAGIAMVKIGNSFAAPDEAARNIISNGLVKLGIIKTPEESRKYFPHGTSHHIGLDVHDPGLYNTFEKDMVLTVEPGIYIPIGSDCDKKWWGIAVRIEDDILVTANEPINLSADAPRKSNEIESLMAEKSVLDAFDLPKLN is encoded by the coding sequence ATGAAATTTAAACTTTCGATTATTTTCACTCTAACATTAGTTTATGCGACAATAGCGCAAAATGGAAACCCTACTGATTATTTATCGGCTCAGTTTCATAAAGACCGAAGAGAGGCTTTGCGTAAAAAAATGCCAAAGAATAGTGTAGCAGTCTTTTTTGGAAATGCAGTCAGAAACAGAGCCAATGATGTAGATTATGTATATCATCAAGATCCAAATTTTTATTACTTAACCGGATATAATGAACCTAATTGTGTTTTGGTTCTATTTTCGGATAATCAAACCAATAAGGAAGGGAAAACCTATAATGAATTGATTTATGTTCAGGAAAAAAATCCAAATGCAGAACAATGGACAGGTGTGCGTTTAGGGGTAGATGGAGCTAAAAAGAGCTTGGGTTTTGATAATGCTCTTAACGGAAAAGAATTTTTAAACTCAGGCATTGATTTTTATAGCTTTAGTAACGTGTTCTTTACCGATTTTAAAGATGATTATCGTGATTCTCAAAAAGAAGAAGCTAGTTTATACAAGTTAATAGCTTCTTTTAAAAAGCAAATTGGATACAATGTAAAAACGGAAGCTAAAACCAATTCTAGTCTTAAAAATGAGATTACAGTAAATAAAAGTATAACTCCCCAAAAAGCTAATATAGATACTAAAACAATTACTGCTTATATGGCAAGTTTACGTGAAGTTAAGTCGAAAGAAGAAATGGTTTTATTGACTAAAGCAGTTAAAATTTCGGCAATAGGACAGCGCGAAACAATGAAAGCAATGCATCCCGGAATGTCAGAAACAGAAATTCAAGGAATTCATGAATTTGTCTATAAAAAATATGGTAGTGAGTTTGAAGGATATCCTTCTATAGTAGGTGCAGGAAATAACGGTTGTGTTTTGCATTATATAGAAAACAGCAAAATGAAAGTCGAAAATGATCTAGTGTTAATGGATTTAGGGGCCGAGTACCACGGCTATACAGCCGATGTTACCAGAACGATTCCTGCAAACGGTAAATTTTCACCAGAACAAAAAATAATCTATGATTTAGTGTACGAAGCTCAGGAAGCAGGTATTGCCATGGTTAAAATTGGTAATAGTTTTGCAGCACCAGATGAAGCGGCTCGAAATATAATCAGCAATGGTTTGGTAAAATTGGGAATCATTAAAACACCAGAAGAATCAAGAAAATACTTCCCACATGGAACTTCTCATCATATAGGTTTGGATGTACACGATCCAGGACTATATAACACATTCGAGAAAGATATGGTACTTACTGTTGAACCGGGTATTTATATTCCGATAGGAAGTGATTGTGATAAAAAATGGTGGGGAATAGCGGTACGAATTGAAGATGATATATTGGTTACAGCAAATGAGCCAATAAATTTATCTGCAGATGCACCTAGAAAATCAAATGAAATAGAAAGCCTTATGGCTGAGAAAAGTGTTTTGGATGCTTTTGATTTACCAAAGTTGAATTAA
- a CDS encoding DUF1697 domain-containing protein — protein sequence MITHLALLRGINVSGHNMIKMDALKATLEAIGFQNVQTYIQSGNVFVDTEEENPAKVGFLIKQEIFKVFGHEVPIVVIGKSDLESCFKNNVFLKESEVDTKRLYVAFISIALRSESINDLKMSQVKPDEAHIDESRIYIKYSVGAGKTRFDQKYIEKKLNVTATMRNWNTVTQLLKIFGER from the coding sequence ATGATAACTCATCTCGCACTCCTTCGTGGCATCAATGTTTCTGGTCACAATATGATAAAAATGGACGCTTTGAAAGCAACTTTAGAAGCAATAGGTTTTCAAAATGTGCAAACGTATATACAATCCGGAAATGTTTTTGTGGATACAGAGGAGGAAAATCCTGCGAAAGTTGGATTTTTAATCAAACAGGAGATTTTTAAGGTTTTTGGACATGAAGTGCCTATTGTTGTTATTGGCAAATCGGACTTAGAAAGTTGTTTCAAGAACAATGTGTTTTTGAAAGAATCAGAAGTTGATACTAAAAGATTGTATGTGGCTTTTATTTCGATAGCTTTACGAAGCGAAAGCATCAATGATTTAAAAATGAGTCAAGTAAAACCTGATGAGGCACATATAGATGAAAGCAGAATCTACATTAAATATTCAGTAGGAGCAGGGAAAACCAGATTTGACCAAAAATACATTGAAAAAAAGCTGAATGTAACAGCTACCATGCGCAATTGGAACACAGTGACACAGTTATTGAAAATATTTGGAGAGAGATAA